A stretch of the Vibrio sp. HB236076 genome encodes the following:
- a CDS encoding LysR family transcriptional regulator: MSLVRMRSFIEVYRQRSLSRAAKALNLTQPAVSQHITGLEIAVGKPLFERTSSGVEPTAAGKELAFDIGDKLDMAEAALANARSRSMDLSGVLQIVGHADFMAEILSEPLLPLLTSGMKVRMHSETGIMIKNMLLEGHCDLGITAYPVLDERLRSERIYTSRVLPVASKAVAERIAGAKSLAQGLSEEHLLSYNLELSLIETWLKKNKLSLESLTPSLVNLDFRAQRNILIQGFGWSVMPDFLCREQIKNGDLVELPSPHGTHEIDYFLIWLPSALRQVRVSHARQTLLNLIRQR, from the coding sequence ATGTCATTAGTAAGAATGAGAAGCTTTATTGAGGTGTACCGACAACGGTCGCTGAGCCGCGCGGCCAAAGCGTTAAATCTGACTCAACCTGCGGTGTCGCAACACATTACCGGCTTAGAAATCGCCGTGGGTAAACCGTTATTTGAACGCACCAGCTCAGGGGTAGAGCCGACCGCCGCGGGCAAAGAGCTGGCCTTTGACATCGGTGATAAATTGGATATGGCCGAAGCGGCGCTTGCCAACGCCCGCTCGCGCTCGATGGATCTTTCCGGAGTATTACAGATTGTTGGCCACGCGGATTTCATGGCTGAAATTTTAAGTGAGCCATTATTGCCTTTATTGACGTCGGGCATGAAAGTACGCATGCACAGCGAAACCGGTATCATGATCAAGAATATGTTGTTAGAAGGTCATTGCGATTTGGGTATTACCGCTTATCCGGTGCTCGATGAACGATTGCGCAGTGAACGTATTTACACGAGTCGTGTCTTGCCTGTGGCCTCTAAGGCGGTGGCAGAGAGGATCGCAGGGGCGAAGAGTCTTGCGCAAGGCTTGAGTGAAGAGCATTTACTGTCTTATAACTTGGAGTTGAGCTTGATTGAAACCTGGCTGAAAAAAAACAAACTCTCGCTCGAAAGCTTAACCCCTAGTCTTGTCAACCTTGACTTTCGTGCCCAGCGCAACATCTTAATTCAGGGCTTTGGGTGGTCGGTGATGCCAGATTTTCTATGTCGTGAGCAAATTAAAAATGGTGACTTGGTGGAACTCCCTTCACCTCATGGCACTCACGAAATTGATTATTTCCTTATTTGGCTGCCAAGTGCACTTCGTCAAGTACGCGTTTCTCACGCCCGTCAAACCTTGCTCAACCTCATTCGTCAACGATAA
- a CDS encoding ABC transporter substrate-binding protein produces the protein MKKTFSLGLACLAMMTSHVVMAKEVRLASDFTYPPFNYKNAEGTPVGFDIEIADALCAEAKLECTWVSQGWDALIPSLLSRKADVIMASMRITEDRKKKVLFTDKYYQTPARFVAKSSADFAMDSQGLAGKTIGVQQGTIHDRYVTDKFADVATIKRYSGQDEVYLDMQNGRLDVTFGNADQLELAFLAKPEGQEFAFKGQAVTDKAYIGEGTALALRKQDKALAEQFNQAIKAIRANGTYDKIANKYFNFDIYGGDL, from the coding sequence ATGAAAAAAACGTTTAGCTTAGGTCTGGCATGTTTGGCCATGATGACTTCCCACGTAGTAATGGCAAAAGAAGTACGCTTAGCTTCGGATTTTACCTACCCTCCGTTTAATTATAAAAATGCCGAAGGTACCCCTGTTGGTTTTGATATTGAAATTGCAGATGCTTTGTGTGCAGAAGCAAAACTCGAATGTACTTGGGTGTCCCAAGGTTGGGATGCCTTGATCCCAAGTCTTCTTTCTCGTAAAGCCGATGTGATCATGGCGTCAATGCGCATCACTGAAGATCGCAAGAAAAAAGTGCTGTTTACCGATAAGTACTACCAAACCCCAGCGCGTTTTGTCGCCAAATCCAGTGCCGACTTTGCCATGGATAGCCAAGGGTTAGCAGGCAAAACCATCGGCGTTCAGCAAGGGACCATCCACGACCGTTACGTCACCGACAAATTTGCTGATGTGGCCACCATCAAACGCTACAGCGGTCAAGATGAAGTGTATCTCGACATGCAAAATGGCCGTTTGGACGTGACCTTTGGCAACGCCGATCAATTGGAGTTGGCATTTTTGGCCAAACCGGAAGGGCAAGAGTTTGCTTTTAAAGGCCAAGCGGTGACGGATAAAGCCTATATCGGTGAAGGCACCGCGCTCGCACTTCGCAAACAAGATAAGGCGCTGGCTGAGCAATTTAACCAAGCGATAAAAGCCATTCGTGCCAATGGGACTTACGACAAGATAGCCAACAAATACTTTAACTTTGATATTTATGGCGGCGATCTTTAA
- a CDS encoding NRDE family protein, which translates to MCTASWLVDNGAFHLFFNRDEQIDRVIATPPNYHQSPDGTQWVMPIDPQGGGSWIGVNEYGIALCLLNFYQGQTPQGPLVSRGQLVKTFIQHQSVDGLIKAFKQLDLSHYAPFTFVLFAPTQSPLAHNVRAMQWDGHSLCDSVAASPVSSSGYRYEEVIQFRRQHYTQHVLPNPTVAAHIDFHRHRSELSYLGPNLQRNDAKTVSFTHICIDQSHITMDYQDADSEAITRCSMRLKKHKDTEKRHVVG; encoded by the coding sequence CTGGCTAGTCGACAACGGCGCCTTTCATCTGTTTTTTAATCGCGATGAACAGATTGATCGCGTTATTGCTACGCCACCAAACTACCACCAAAGCCCTGATGGCACGCAGTGGGTCATGCCAATTGACCCACAAGGCGGCGGCAGTTGGATTGGTGTCAATGAATACGGTATTGCCCTGTGTTTACTCAACTTTTATCAGGGACAAACCCCGCAGGGCCCTTTGGTCAGTCGCGGACAATTAGTGAAAACCTTTATTCAACACCAGAGTGTCGATGGTTTGATCAAAGCATTTAAACAACTCGACTTATCACACTATGCGCCTTTTACCTTCGTGCTGTTTGCCCCCACTCAAAGTCCGCTAGCTCACAACGTGAGAGCGATGCAATGGGATGGCCATAGTTTGTGTGACAGTGTCGCGGCGTCCCCCGTGAGCTCAAGCGGTTATCGATACGAAGAAGTGATCCAATTTCGCCGCCAACACTACACTCAACACGTGTTGCCTAACCCCACGGTCGCCGCGCATATTGACTTTCACCGCCACCGCAGCGAGCTTAGCTATTTAGGCCCCAACCTGCAGCGAAATGACGCGAAAACCGTTAGTTTTACACACATTTGCATCGACCAATCTCATATCACGATGGATTATCAAGATGCTGATAGCGAAGCAATAACCCGATGTTCAATGCGCCTTAAAAAGCACAAAGACACCGAAAAAAGACATGTTGTCGGCTAG
- the hisC gene encoding histidinol-phosphate transaminase → MSRLIDAIVPESIKKLIPYQSARRIGGHGDIWLNANELEQAIAYTQDAGQYHRYPDFLPGQVAAAYQAYANTQAEVLAVRGADEAIDLITRAFCQPGKDKIAICTPTYAMYQFCAEASLVQTLALPLQGADFALPLEALIEASVEANVVFLCSPNNPTGQVLDKAQVTTLLEHTKEQTLVVIDEAYIEYQPDASFADLLEEYPNLVIIRTLSKAFGLAAVRCGFILANPEVMDIVKRLVPPYPMPDPSCELVLNALSEQGLTKMQTGVDSLIETRDWFAEQLSNYGFIERVYPSATNFVLVKTQPEFDLFDYLKQHGVVTRNQAHEDSLKHCVRITIGTRQTMQKVVDLIDQYTPQSQSTISQNTNQG, encoded by the coding sequence ATGTCACGTCTAATCGATGCTATCGTCCCTGAGTCGATAAAAAAATTAATACCTTACCAGTCTGCTCGTCGCATAGGGGGCCATGGTGATATTTGGTTAAATGCCAATGAGTTAGAGCAGGCTATAGCGTACACTCAAGACGCCGGCCAATACCATCGCTACCCGGACTTTTTGCCAGGCCAAGTTGCAGCCGCTTATCAGGCCTATGCCAACACCCAAGCCGAGGTGTTAGCGGTGCGCGGCGCTGATGAAGCCATTGATTTGATCACCCGTGCATTTTGCCAGCCCGGTAAGGATAAGATTGCGATTTGTACGCCAACCTATGCCATGTATCAATTTTGTGCCGAGGCTTCATTGGTACAAACCTTGGCCTTGCCTTTGCAGGGAGCGGACTTTGCGCTTCCCTTAGAAGCGTTAATTGAGGCCAGCGTTGAAGCCAACGTAGTGTTTTTATGCTCGCCAAACAACCCAACCGGACAAGTGCTCGATAAAGCGCAAGTGACGACCTTGCTTGAGCATACTAAAGAGCAGACGTTAGTGGTTATCGATGAAGCGTATATTGAATATCAACCCGACGCTTCCTTTGCTGATCTGCTTGAGGAATACCCCAATTTGGTGATCATTCGCACCTTGTCAAAAGCCTTTGGTTTGGCGGCGGTTCGCTGCGGTTTTATTCTTGCCAACCCTGAGGTCATGGACATCGTAAAGCGTTTAGTACCGCCTTATCCAATGCCAGACCCAAGTTGTGAACTGGTGTTAAACGCTCTGTCTGAGCAGGGTTTAACCAAGATGCAAACCGGGGTTGATAGCTTGATTGAGACACGCGATTGGTTTGCCGAACAACTTTCGAACTATGGGTTTATTGAACGCGTCTACCCAAGTGCAACCAACTTTGTGTTAGTGAAAACTCAACCTGAGTTCGATCTGTTTGATTACCTTAAACAACACGGTGTGGTTACTCGTAATCAAGCACATGAAGACAGTCTTAAGCATTGTGTCAGGATCACCATTGGCACTCGACAAACCATGCAAAAAGTGGTTGATCTTATCGATCAATATACCCCTCAATCTCAAAGTACAATATCTCAAAATACAAACCAAGGATGA
- a CDS encoding YHS domain-containing (seleno)protein, translated as MRKFWLLVSLLITPLMFSLSAHAQDPVYTSFFSSKAVGGYDTVAYFTENKPVKGSDQFKTRYQGADWYFSSQENLDLFVNNPDKYAPQYGGYCAWAVAAKNDFAPGDPLHWRIVGDKLYLNYDQSVQEMWNKDIPGFIAQAEQNWPALINQ; from the coding sequence ATGAGAAAATTTTGGCTTTTGGTATCCCTGTTGATAACGCCCCTGATGTTTAGTTTATCCGCACACGCTCAGGACCCGGTCTACACCAGCTTTTTTAGCAGTAAAGCCGTTGGTGGTTATGATACGGTCGCTTACTTTACCGAAAATAAGCCGGTCAAAGGGAGCGATCAATTCAAAACCCGCTACCAAGGGGCAGATTGGTATTTTTCCAGTCAAGAAAACCTCGACCTGTTTGTCAATAACCCAGACAAATACGCGCCTCAATACGGTGGCTATTGCGCTTGGGCGGTCGCGGCAAAAAATGACTTTGCCCCTGGCGATCCGCTGCATTGGCGTATTGTCGGTGATAAGCTTTATTTAAACTACGACCAAAGCGTTCAAGAGATGTGGAACAAAGACATCCCAGGATTTATTGCCCAAGCTGAGCAAAATTGGCCAGCGCTTATCAATCAATAA
- a CDS encoding LysR substrate-binding domain-containing protein yields the protein MSMSLPSTKALQIFLATAHHLSFTRAARDLHLTQGAVSRQIISLEEKLAVKLFYRHARGLSLTPNGQILVPKAQALIEQLQQTVIEVARNHSTLRINTPSCVTSWLLDKLMHFQQAHPEIDVELTSTISHQTESNYHAFDIVILYAEQPKLPGIDCFSLFAEQLTPLCSPELWHSRYDRDHAPQADALTHFAWLHANPMQSDWSLWLNAVSQTKLASKTNQHFATLDQAMQAAQQGFGIAVGDITLAKQDMKLKRLLQPFDTVVPSGKHYYFSYPEHMDNPSLFLLRDWLLNESRYDGCP from the coding sequence ATTAGTATGTCTCTTCCCTCGACAAAAGCACTGCAAATTTTTTTGGCGACCGCGCACCATTTAAGCTTTACTCGCGCCGCTCGTGATCTGCACTTAACTCAAGGGGCGGTCAGTCGTCAGATCATTTCATTAGAAGAAAAACTGGCGGTCAAACTGTTTTATCGCCACGCTCGAGGCTTGAGTTTAACCCCCAACGGTCAAATCCTCGTGCCCAAAGCCCAAGCCTTGATTGAGCAATTACAACAAACCGTTATTGAAGTGGCTCGTAACCACTCAACACTGCGCATCAACACGCCAAGTTGCGTGACCTCATGGCTGCTCGATAAATTAATGCACTTTCAACAAGCTCACCCAGAAATCGACGTTGAGTTAACCTCGACCATCAGTCATCAAACCGAGAGTAACTATCACGCCTTTGACATCGTCATCCTCTACGCCGAACAGCCCAAGTTACCCGGTATTGACTGTTTTTCTCTGTTTGCCGAGCAATTAACGCCGCTGTGTAGCCCTGAGTTGTGGCACAGTCGCTATGACCGCGACCACGCCCCACAAGCCGATGCCTTAACACACTTTGCTTGGCTGCACGCCAACCCGATGCAAAGCGATTGGTCTTTGTGGTTAAACGCGGTCAGTCAAACCAAGTTGGCCAGTAAAACCAACCAGCATTTCGCCACCCTAGACCAAGCCATGCAAGCGGCTCAACAAGGCTTTGGCATTGCGGTTGGCGACATTACCCTTGCCAAACAAGACATGAAATTAAAGCGTTTATTACAGCCTTTCGACACCGTCGTCCCTTCAGGGAAACATTATTATTTTAGCTATCCTGAACACATGGATAACCCTTCACTGTTTCTCTTGCGCGATTGGCTGCTTAATGAGAGCCGATACGACGGATGCCCTTAG